One genomic window of Gossypium hirsutum isolate 1008001.06 chromosome D11, Gossypium_hirsutum_v2.1, whole genome shotgun sequence includes the following:
- the LOC107911503 gene encoding 1-aminocyclopropane-1-carboxylate synthase, translating to MEFTRKNRQLLSRIATNDRHGENSPYFDGWKAYDSNPFHPIHNPDGVIQMGLAENPLCFDLIEKWIRENPDASICTAEGLDKFKDIAIYQDYHGLREFREAVAKFMGRVGGNRVTFDPNRIVMSGGATGANETAIFCLADPGDAFLVPSPYYAGFARDLRWRTGVEIVPVHCKSSNNFRITRAALEEAYEKAQRSNINIKGVIITNPSNPLGTVLDKETLRSLVSFVTDKKIHLVSDEIYAATVFSSPRFISVAEVMQDMDCNRDLIHIVYSLSKDMGFPGFRVGIVYSFNDDVTNCARKMSSFGLVSSQTQFLLASMLSDDEFVGNFLRESSKRLAKRHHVFTKGLEEVGISTIKSNAGLFFWMDMRPLLKEQTTKAETELWRVIINKVKLNVSPGSSFLCSEPGWFRICFANMDDKTVEVALDRIREFVLQGKEENNHEADKSQARAQRWRKQNLRLSFSSSRLYDESLMSPHMISPHSPIPHSPLVRART from the exons ATGGAGTTTACGAGAAAGAATCGACAGCTTCTGTCTAGGATAGCCACTAACGACCGACATGGAGAGAATTCACCTTATTTTGATGGGTGGAAAGCCTACGACAGCAACCCTTTTCACCCTATTCACAATCCTGATGGTGTCATCCAAATGGGGCTTGCCGAGAATCCG cTTTGCTTTGATTTGATTGAAAAGTGGATCCGGGAAAACCCTGATGCTTCCATCTGCACCGCTGAAGGACTCGATAAGTTCAAAGATATAGCCATTTATCAGGATTATCACGGCCTCAGGGAGTTCAGagag gcTGTAGCCAAGTTTATGGGAAGAGTAGGCGGAAACAGGGTCACATTTGATCCGAACCGTATAGTTATGAGCGGCGGAGCCACCGGAGCAAACGAGACCGCCATTTTTTGCTTGGCCGACCCTGGCGACGCTTTTCTTGTGCCTTCACCTTATTATGCAGG ATTTGCCCGGGATCTAAGGTGGCGTACTGGGGTGGAAATAGTTCCTGTTCACTGCAAAAGCTCAAACAATTTTCGCATAACAAGAGCTGCCCTGGAAGAAGCCTATGAAAAAGCTCAGAGATCGAATATCAATATCAAAGGCGTCATCATAACCAACCCTTCGAACCCTTTAGGCACGGTCCTCGACAAAGAGACGCTGAGAAGCTTAGTGAGCTTCGTCACCGACAAGAAAATCCACCTCGTTTCCGATGAAATCTATGCAGCCACAGTCTTCAGCTCTCCCAGATTCATTAGCGTCGCCGAGGTCATGCAGGACATGGACTGCAACCGTGATTTGATTCACATTGTTTACAGCTTATCCAAGGACATGGGGTTCCCTGGTTTCCGGGTCGGCATTGTTTACTCCTTCAACGATGATGTTACGAATTGTGCCCGAAAGATGTCGAGTTTCGGGTTGGTTTCCTCTCAGACACAATTTTTACTGGCTTCGATGCTGTCTGATGATGAATTTGTGGGGAACTTCTTAAGGGAGAGTTCAAAGAGGTTAGCCAAAAGACACCATGTTTTCACAAAGGGACTGGAAGAAGTCGGGATTTCCACTATAAAAAGCAATGCCGGTTTGTTTTTCTGGATGGACATGCGACCACTCCTTAAAGAACAAACTACCAAGGCCGAAACAGAACTGTGGCGTGTGATTATCAATAAAGTGAAACTCAATGTCTCCCCAGGCTCTTCTTTCCTCTGCTCGGAACCTGGCTGGTTCAGGATCTGCTTTGCAAACATGGACGACAAAACTGTTGAAGTAGCACTTGACAGAATCCGAGAATTCGTTCTTCAAGGCAAGGAGGAAAACAATCATGAAGCAGACAAGTCTCAAGCTCGGGCTCAGCGATGGCGAAAGCAAAATCTACGCCTCAGCTTCTCTTCGTCTAGGTTATACGACGAGAGCCTCATGTCTCCGCACATGATTTCCCCTCACTCCCCAATTCCTCACTCGCCCCTCGTTCGAGCCaggacttaa